A stretch of Desulfotalea psychrophila LSv54 DNA encodes these proteins:
- a CDS encoding SulP family inorganic anion transporter, with protein MIELIQKTTANLRTEITSGITVALALVPEAVAFSFVAGIDPLVGLYAAFMVGLITSIFGGRPGMISGATGALAVIMVSLVQEGNAMGLAMANPVVGMGLYYLFVTVILMGCFQAMAGFFKLGKFIRLVPHPVMLGFVNGLAIVIFLSQLNMFKTVDGGVSVWLHGPNMLTMLALVGTTMAIMYFLPKLNRQLPAALTAILVISFITIVCKLDVPTVGSFIRDGGGEGLGGVLPSFQLELFSIIPFTLDTLIFIAPYAFLLAGVGLIESLLTLNLLDEITETRGNSNRECIAQGCANIVTGLFGGMGGCAMIGQSMINVNAGARGRTSGIVAALSLLCFILFASTYIEMVPIAALTGIMFMVVIGTFAWSSLRIIPKIPRSDAFVLIAVSALTVIFDLAIAVFVGIIMSALVFSWENALRIRARKHIKENGTKVYEIWGPLFFASCQAFTSKFDAKGDPQNVEIDFMESRVSDFSGVEAISTVIEKYQREGKKVMLKHLSDDCKKLLNTNNSKYQALIIEKVDDPRYFVIADRDLRD; from the coding sequence ATGATTGAACTCATTCAAAAAACCACTGCGAATCTCCGAACCGAGATAACCTCAGGTATTACCGTTGCCCTGGCTCTCGTGCCCGAGGCTGTAGCATTCTCTTTTGTGGCAGGCATTGACCCCTTGGTGGGACTTTACGCGGCCTTTATGGTTGGGCTTATTACCTCGATTTTTGGTGGTCGTCCCGGAATGATTTCAGGAGCCACCGGAGCCCTTGCCGTTATTATGGTTTCTCTGGTGCAGGAGGGTAATGCCATGGGTCTTGCAATGGCCAATCCTGTGGTAGGAATGGGGCTCTACTATCTTTTTGTTACCGTTATTCTCATGGGATGCTTTCAGGCCATGGCTGGATTTTTCAAGCTGGGTAAATTTATCCGTTTGGTTCCCCATCCGGTAATGCTGGGATTTGTTAATGGTCTTGCCATTGTTATTTTTCTCTCTCAGCTGAATATGTTCAAAACCGTTGACGGTGGCGTTTCCGTCTGGCTCCATGGTCCCAATATGCTCACCATGCTGGCTCTTGTCGGTACAACCATGGCGATAATGTATTTCCTCCCCAAGCTGAATAGGCAACTACCAGCAGCCCTTACCGCTATTTTGGTAATCAGTTTTATCACCATTGTCTGTAAACTGGATGTGCCCACCGTGGGCTCTTTTATCCGTGATGGTGGTGGTGAGGGATTAGGGGGAGTTCTGCCGAGTTTTCAGCTGGAACTGTTTTCCATAATTCCCTTTACCTTGGATACTCTGATCTTTATTGCCCCCTATGCCTTCCTTCTTGCCGGTGTAGGTCTGATTGAATCACTTTTGACCCTTAACCTTCTCGATGAGATTACCGAAACCCGTGGCAATAGTAATCGGGAGTGTATCGCTCAGGGCTGTGCCAATATAGTGACGGGTCTTTTTGGTGGTATGGGCGGTTGTGCCATGATCGGCCAATCCATGATCAACGTTAATGCTGGCGCGCGTGGCAGAACCTCCGGTATTGTCGCTGCCCTCTCCCTGCTCTGTTTTATTCTCTTTGCCTCTACCTATATAGAGATGGTTCCCATTGCCGCTTTGACGGGAATTATGTTTATGGTGGTGATCGGTACATTTGCCTGGTCAAGCCTGCGCATCATTCCTAAGATCCCTCGAAGCGATGCCTTTGTCCTTATTGCTGTTTCTGCTCTTACCGTTATCTTTGATCTTGCCATAGCCGTCTTTGTTGGGATTATCATGTCTGCCTTGGTCTTCTCTTGGGAAAATGCCCTGCGTATTCGTGCCCGTAAACATATCAAAGAGAATGGCACTAAGGTCTATGAGATATGGGGGCCTCTGTTTTTTGCCTCCTGCCAGGCATTTACCTCTAAATTTGATGCCAAGGGTGACCCGCAAAATGTAGAGATTGATTTTATGGAGTCTCGGGTTTCTGATTTCTCGGGGGTGGAGGCAATTTCAACGGTGATAGAAAAATATCAGAGGGAAGGAAAGAAGGTGATGCTTAAGCATCTCAGTGATGACTGTAAAAAACTTCTCAATACCAATAATAGTAAATATCAGGCCTTGATTATTGAAAAGGTTGATGATCCAAGATACTTTGTTATTGCCGATAGAGATCTGCGGGATTAG
- the yedF gene encoding sulfurtransferase-like selenium metabolism protein YedF, with translation MSTTIDACGLPCPGPVLLAKDAIEQPGNDQLTILLDNQASEENVSRFLQSQGFQVETGKRGEIFEVRATRSGEFVASSLTAPDKQEAGEQKIVVMITSEYLGAGDKLLGEKLMISFIKTLKEMGPDLWQLIFVNGGVKLTLASSPVLRELQEYERAGTIVLACGTCLEHFGLMPEKEVGSATNMLDIVSATQLADKVITIS, from the coding sequence ATGAGTACAACAATAGATGCATGTGGTCTGCCCTGCCCCGGCCCTGTCCTGCTCGCCAAGGATGCCATCGAGCAGCCAGGCAATGATCAACTCACCATCCTGCTTGACAATCAGGCCTCGGAGGAAAATGTAAGCCGTTTTCTCCAATCCCAGGGATTTCAGGTGGAGACGGGCAAGAGGGGAGAGATTTTCGAGGTTCGGGCAACCAGAAGTGGAGAATTTGTTGCAAGTAGCCTCACAGCCCCCGACAAGCAGGAGGCTGGAGAGCAAAAGATTGTGGTCATGATCACATCTGAATATCTTGGTGCAGGCGACAAGCTATTGGGGGAAAAACTGATGATCAGCTTCATCAAGACCCTCAAGGAGATGGGACCGGATCTTTGGCAGCTTATCTTTGTCAATGGCGGGGTTAAACTGACGCTTGCCTCTTCTCCCGTTCTCCGGGAGCTACAGGAATACGAGAGGGCTGGAACCATCGTTCTCGCCTGTGGCACCTGCCTGGAACATTTTGGCCTTATGCCAGAAAAAGAGGTGGGCTCAGCAACCAATATGCTTGATATTGTTAGCGCAACCCAGCTTGCCGACAAGGTAATCACAATATCCTAG
- the selD gene encoding selenide, water dikinase SelD encodes MKIEKIRLTAKVKGGGUASKISPGDLDGVLCGIDFPTNKNVLVGMATADDAGVYKVSDELALIQTLDFFTPIVDDPYDFGRIAAANALSDVYAMGGVPQTAMNIVAYPMKTLGREPLREMLAGGSAMLREANTVLLGGHSVEDEELKYGLSVTGFVHPDKILANQGLRTGDVLILTKAIGTGILNTAIKARLASKETIEELTELMVTLNKKPAEIMREFNISACTDITGFGLLGHIAEMIDGSDKSITIQSQNVPILNQAHHFASMGLVPIGAHNNRAFRKEMMQIPKAFDPVLRDILFDPQTSGGLLIGCAEEDGPSLVRRLQDAGVKDAQIIGFVTENRANIIQIS; translated from the coding sequence ATGAAGATTGAAAAAATTCGACTCACAGCCAAAGTAAAAGGTGGCGGCTGAGCGTCCAAAATATCTCCAGGGGACCTGGATGGAGTACTATGCGGAATTGATTTTCCCACCAATAAAAACGTGCTTGTCGGTATGGCTACAGCCGACGATGCAGGTGTATATAAGGTTTCAGATGAGTTGGCGCTCATTCAAACCCTTGATTTTTTCACCCCCATTGTCGACGACCCATATGACTTTGGTCGTATTGCAGCAGCCAATGCCCTCTCCGATGTCTATGCCATGGGAGGTGTGCCTCAAACAGCCATGAACATTGTCGCCTATCCAATGAAGACATTGGGCAGAGAACCACTGCGGGAGATGCTTGCCGGTGGCTCGGCCATGTTAAGGGAGGCCAACACCGTCCTCCTCGGAGGACACAGCGTTGAAGATGAAGAGCTCAAATATGGCCTCTCGGTTACAGGATTTGTCCATCCGGACAAGATTCTTGCCAACCAGGGACTACGGACCGGTGATGTTCTGATTCTGACCAAGGCAATTGGTACAGGAATCCTCAATACCGCCATAAAGGCAAGACTTGCCTCAAAGGAGACGATAGAGGAGCTCACCGAACTAATGGTGACCCTGAACAAGAAACCTGCCGAGATCATGCGAGAATTTAATATTTCCGCCTGCACCGACATCACGGGATTCGGCCTGCTTGGCCATATTGCGGAAATGATTGATGGCAGTGATAAATCTATCACCATTCAGTCTCAAAACGTACCGATCCTCAATCAGGCCCACCATTTCGCTTCCATGGGTCTTGTGCCCATTGGAGCCCATAATAACCGGGCTTTCAGGAAGGAGATGATGCAGATACCCAAGGCTTTTGATCCTGTCCTGCGCGATATCCTCTTTGACCCCCAGACTTCGGGTGGTCTGCTCATTGGCTGTGCAGAAGAGGATGGCCCGTCCCTGGTGAGAAGACTACAAGATGCAGGTGTTAAAGACGCCCAAATAATTGGCTTTGTCACTGAAAACAGAGCAAATATCATTCAGATTTCATAG
- a CDS encoding cupin domain-containing protein: MKVINLDSTDSFSPNIMNRFFLVEDSPNFKIINFNLDAGVTFPVHSHDLDGELSIQVLAGEGFFLGGDGAEIPARQGDILISEIREPHGVRATNQMRILVTIAPPI; encoded by the coding sequence ATGAAAGTGATAAACCTTGATAGCACAGATAGCTTTTCTCCAAATATTATGAATCGTTTTTTCTTGGTGGAAGACTCACCTAATTTTAAAATTATCAATTTTAACCTCGATGCGGGGGTAACCTTTCCTGTGCACTCCCATGATCTTGATGGGGAACTCTCCATTCAGGTGCTTGCTGGCGAGGGATTTTTTCTTGGCGGTGACGGTGCAGAGATTCCGGCTCGGCAGGGAGATATTCTCATCTCAGAGATACGGGAGCCTCATGGGGTAAGGGCAACGAACCAGATGCGCATTTTGGTAACCATAGCCCCGCCAATTTGA
- a CDS encoding GGDEF domain-containing protein, with protein sequence MKTFIWDENFTTGISDIDKQHHHIIDIINEFAFAFSQNSINKDFILRVSKELTTYGVDHFKTEEEIMLAAKLDPRYTSKHIAAHNDFSQEIEAITANLGLTDKENFRQILNFLIHWLSYHILNDDQSMARQIASIEEGTTPAEAYRQEQELKMQSTEPLLLALNHLFETVSQRNKELNLLNQDLEQKVRERTEELQQANRGLEKISLTDPLTELANRRHAMKQIHLLWDEAKITEQPLCCFMVDVDYFKTVNDSYGHDAGDLVLKNIAKVLVASVRDRDTVCRIGGDEFFIICPQTDLTTGMTIAQRIRLNISQTKTTFGNNYWQGSVSIGVATNSEEISDVNALFKAADEGAYMAKSDGRNCVRFKTER encoded by the coding sequence ATGAAAACATTCATCTGGGACGAAAACTTTACAACAGGAATAAGCGACATCGACAAGCAACACCATCATATTATTGATATAATAAATGAATTTGCCTTTGCCTTTAGTCAAAACAGCATAAATAAAGACTTTATCTTACGCGTTTCAAAAGAACTTACCACCTATGGGGTAGATCACTTTAAAACAGAAGAAGAAATCATGCTGGCCGCAAAGCTAGACCCTCGTTACACCTCTAAACATATAGCCGCACATAATGATTTTAGCCAAGAAATAGAAGCGATTACCGCCAACCTTGGCCTTACAGACAAAGAAAATTTTCGGCAAATACTAAATTTCCTCATTCATTGGTTGAGTTATCATATACTCAACGATGATCAAAGCATGGCCAGACAGATAGCCTCCATAGAAGAGGGCACAACACCCGCAGAGGCCTATAGACAAGAGCAAGAGCTAAAAATGCAGTCTACCGAGCCACTCCTCCTGGCCCTCAACCATCTCTTTGAAACAGTCTCTCAACGCAACAAAGAACTGAATCTACTCAACCAAGACCTCGAACAGAAGGTACGGGAGCGAACGGAAGAACTACAACAGGCCAACAGAGGCCTGGAAAAGATCTCTCTAACCGATCCTCTCACGGAACTTGCCAATAGACGTCATGCCATGAAGCAAATACACCTGCTTTGGGATGAGGCAAAAATCACCGAACAACCCCTCTGCTGTTTTATGGTAGACGTGGATTATTTTAAGACGGTGAATGACAGTTATGGACACGATGCGGGTGATCTTGTCCTGAAAAATATTGCCAAGGTACTTGTTGCCTCGGTCCGGGACAGGGACACTGTCTGCCGAATTGGCGGAGATGAATTTTTTATCATTTGCCCCCAAACAGATCTAACAACAGGGATGACAATTGCCCAAAGAATCAGGCTAAATATATCCCAAACAAAAACAACCTTTGGCAATAATTATTGGCAGGGATCCGTCAGCATTGGTGTTGCCACTAATAGCGAAGAGATCAGTGACGTCAATGCCCTGTTCAAGGCGGCCGATGAAGGCGCCTATATGGCAAAGAGCGATGGTAGAAACTGCGTTCGTTTTAAAACGGAACGGTGA